DNA from Candidatus Woesearchaeota archaeon:
AAGGATTGGTTTGATGAGTGCATTGAGCTCAGCTACAGCAGAGGAATTTTAATATTTCCTAAAAAAGCAGTTGACAGCGGAACAGTTCAGGAGCAAAATCCGATGATTCCGCTCATAGGATTTGGAAGCGAGATGGATGATGAAAAAAGCCCGCTCACTAAAAAAATGAACGCAATCATAAAAAAAATATTGAAAGAGGAGGGAATATCAGAAAG
Protein-coding regions in this window:
- the truD gene encoding tRNA pseudouridine(13) synthase TruD, with translation KDWFDECIELSYSRGILIFPKKAVDSGTVQEQNPMIPLIGFGSEMDDEKSPLTKKMNAIIKKILKEEGISERDFIINSIPELSMEGEERSAFCEIEMLKVSELLSDEVNSGKQKITLSFRLKKAAYATIAVKNFFS